The Suricata suricatta isolate VVHF042 chromosome 13, meerkat_22Aug2017_6uvM2_HiC, whole genome shotgun sequence nucleotide sequence CAACTGATGAATTGAATGGATAAAGGACATGTGGTATATATTATACCACTGTGTACCaaaatattacttggtgatcagaaagaatgaaatattaccatttgcaacaacatggatggaactggtgtgtattatgctaagtgaaataagtcaggcagagaaagacaaatatataatttcactcatatgtggaattcaagaaacagaatagatgaatataagggaagggagggaaaaataagataaaaaaaaaacagagggtcGCAAATCATaaaggactcttaaatacagagaacaaactgagggtggctaGTGCAGAGTTGGGTAGCGGGATGGGCtcaatgggtgatgggtattaaggagggcatttgttgggatgagcaccgggtgctgtatgtaagtgatgaatcactgaattctacccaGGAAACCAATACtaacactatattttaactaactcaatttgaattaaaataaaagaattacaattttttgtttgtaaataaaCAGTGATCTTaagcagtttcattttttaaaatatttattttcagagagacagaaccacCACGTGATTGGAGGGAAAAgcacagagagtgggagatagagagaatctctagcagtcTTTGTACTGACTGTCCCCACCCATGAAATTGGGGAttgacccatgaaccatgagatcatggtctgagctgaaatctagagttggacgtTTAGCTGATGGAGCCATCCTGGTGCACTGAATTTAGGCAATTTCTTAAACATCTGAATCTAATATCCTTGTCTATGAAATGGGGTTagtttatttgatatatttataataattattttaaagttgatCTTGGCTAATTCCAAAAGACCACTTGTCAATCAGCTAGATGATTGGCTTATCACTTTGATAgagttagtttaaaaaattttttaaagtttattatttagttttgagagacagacacagagcacaagcagggggaggggcagagaaagaaagagacacagaattagaagcaggctccaggctttgagctgtccgcacagagcctgatgcagggttgaaGCCACGAGTTgtaaaataatgacctgagctgatgttggatgcttatctgactgagccatctaggtgccccatacagagtcagttttttttttcctcctggctaGTCTCTATCTCCAGGTAGTTTGAGTTTACTATGatttcaggtgcctgggtggctcagtcagtaaagcacctaacttcagctcacgtcatgatctctggtttgtgagttcaagccctgtttcatactctgtgctgacagctcagcgcctaaagcctgctttggattctgtgtctccctatttctctctgcttttcccttacttgtgctctcgctctctctctctctctctctctctctctcttattctgtatgagataaataagcattaaaaaatatttgaatttatctGTGATTTCAATGTTGAGCAACATCTATGAGTTGTTACAAGTCTAGCCTATCACTTTGGAGATATCTAGGgatttaaacatatatatcattatatctAGGGATATAGGGACAAAATACCCCAAGTtatccctttctctgtctttcactctttctctgacatttctgGTGTGGGCATCCTATTGATTCTACTGGATTATGACAACCTGAACTGGGTTCTGACAGCCTGAGCTGGGCCTCCCTTTCATGTTGACATTTTACTTATTCCATCAGGCCCCCAAACATCCTGCTGGGCAGAACAAGCAGGGATTCCCTCCTGAACTCTGTTGGGTTGTTGAAACCTTTGCTGGGGGCCCTTGAGCAGAGCCgctctcctcctccagctcagGTGGTGGAGCTGTACCAGGCACCTCACCTTATGTATAGATAGATGTTAGGATATCACATAAGAAGTAAAACTACAATTACTATTCACTAGCAATTTCAAggggatttttttcaaaaaaaaatttaaaatgaaactattgcttctaaaagaatgaaattgtcaTATTCCTTAAGAACGGTTGTAcaactgatttatttttccccagaaatCCCTCATTGCAGAATAATTATACACTGATATGATTTTTGCCTTACCCAACCCAAATGAGCTCTTCATCATACTTACTATTCTTTTATCTGCCCTTGTATTtccatattaatttaatattagcTGATATTTTACCTAAAGCTTTTGGATATGTTGTTTACTCgatgaaataatacataaattcaaGTTCTCTTATCTCCCTGTTTTATATCATATTTGGACTATAttttactattctttaaaaatgcttattcagtAAATTACTGCTTACCATTTAAATTTATGTGACATTAGACTTCATACAGAGAACAGTAAGTTCTGCCATTGAGTAGATTTCAGAAACGAACAAATGATTatagtataaaatgaaaacagccaTAGGTAACAGAGATAAAGTTCAGGGCAGCATAGAGGAGGGAATAAGTAAGCAAGCAATCTTTGGAAGGATTTGTAGAAGATCTAACCCTTGAATTGTGCTTAATGAGATTACTAGGCTGAGATTACATAGAAAGAGAAATGTGATGACGGGGATGAAGTGTACATGCTATTGTCTTTAGGCGTGCCAGAACATATATAATTGGAGAAGTTATAGTAAAGGTAGCACAGCACATACAAACATGGGAGACACATGAGGcaggaaagaagaaggggaaataTGTACCCGAAAATTTAGGTTGGGGCCAGATCAAGCCCTTGGgtaaaacaaaaatcagtaataaataaacacacaaacagaaaaactCAAGTAGTTCTCGCTAAAGGGAACTGAAAAACACGTTTTACTTGTTCAgtagaaataaatacagatggtCCATACATTAAAATAGTTTGACTTAGGATATGTCGACTTTACAATAATGTGAAAATGATATGTATTCAGTGGAAACCTTACTTTAAATTCTGACTTGTAATCTTTTCCTGGACTAGTAAAATGTGGTATGATACTCTCTTGTTGTGCTAGGCAGTGGCAGCAGCCCTAGCTTCCGGTCTGAGCCACGTGATCATGAGAGTAAACAGCTGATACTCTCACAACGATTCCTTACccatacaaacattttttttttcagtttcagtaaagtactcaataaattatatgaaacattcaacattttattagCTCCGATGTTCAGTATATTAGGTATATTaaaggtatttctttttctaaattcttaatgtttatttttgagagagacagagagagacagagagagacagagacagagagagacagagagagacagagagagaatgagaacatgagcagtggtagggcagagagggaaacaaagaatctgaagcaaacttcaggctctgaacctttcagcatggagccagatgcagggctccaactcatgatctgaactgtgagatcatgacctgagccaaatgggatgctcaactgactgagccacccaggcgcccttacagGCATTTTTGACTTCTGATATTTTCATAAGTCATAACTCCATCAGTTCAAGAAATCTGTACTGAATGCTTTTAGAagaacttaatttcattttttttatttcttaaggttTACTCTCACTTCTTATATCAGTAGTGTctacatttttatgttattttcataaaaacgTGAAGTTATTATCTTGAAATTTCTTTCCAACTCCTAAATTCTGTAATTTGACATACAAtgattttttgttctatttatatgaaatgcttttttacataaaagctttttatgtaaaatatttttacatgaatatCTATGAGCTTAATTTGTGCATGAACTCAAAGATGTAAGCTTTTCACCCTTTTCTCCAGATCCAGTGTCTACTCATCAGTTTTTTCAGAGCCCCAAGCACCTCtgtgttcctcaggctgtagatgataGGATTGAGCATGGGAGTGACTACTCCATAGAACAGAGCAATGAGTTTGTCAAAAGCAGAATCTTTCGACTTTGGCTTCATATACATGAAGAGGATTGTCCCATAAAACAAGGTCACTACTGTTAAGTGGGCTGAACATGTAGAAAaggccttttttcttccttctgctgaaCTGATTCTTAGTACAGTAGAAAGGATGAAGATGTAGGAGATACAAATTAACaataatggagaaaacaaaaatattacattacCCAACATTATAGCAATCTCATTCAAGGAAATATCAGCACAAGCCTNNNNNNNNNNNNNNNNNNNNNNNNNNNNNNNNNNNNNNNNNNNNNNNNNNNNNNNNNNNNNNNNNNNNNNNNNNNNNNNNNNNNNNNNNNNNNNNNNNNNTGATTCTTAGTACAGTAGAAAGGATGAAGATGTAGGAGATACAAATTAACaataatggagaaaacaaaaatattacattacCCAACATTATAGCAATCTCATTCAAGGAAATATCAGCACAAGCCTGCTTGACAAAGGCCAATATTTCACAAACAAAGTGGTTAATGACATTTTTTCCACAGAAAGGCAACCGTATTGCAAGGATAGTTTCTGTCAGTGAGTTGCGAAAGCCCAGTCCCCAGCAGAGAGCTGCCATCTGAATACAAAGGGCCTTGCTCATGATGATGGGGTATCTCAGAGGAttacagatggccacataacGGTCATATGCCATCACTGCTAGGAGCACGCACTCTGTGGACCCCGTGGTATAAGAGACAGACATCTGAACAACACATCCAGTGAAGGAGATGGTTTTTTCCTGTGATAGGAAGTGTATCAACATTGAGGGGATAAACGAGGATGTGTAACAAATGTCTAGGAAGGAAAGATTCccaaggaagaagtacatgggcgtaTGGAGGCGGGGATCCAGGAGAGTGAGTATGATCAAGGTGCTGTTCCCGAGCAGGATCACCAGGTACATCATCAGGCACATCACGAAAAGGAGTTTTTCAGCTTTGGGGTATTCAGAAAGTCCCCGCAGAATGAACTCAATCGCTGTCCAATTCGTCCTGTCCATTTTAGTTTGTTATACCTGGAGTCATCCAGAAGGGAAAACTGCATGTGAGCATAACATGTCAGTACACATTACCCCGTGCAGTGAGCGCTCACTGGAGGAGGGGCACCTAGTGTGTTCACACTAGCTGGAGTGGTGCTAAGAGCTGTGAGTTTAGCTTTTGTATTTATCTTCTGATGCATACGGGAGGCATTGGAGATGTGTAATAATTACATAGACAGCTAAATAAACATATAGGCTTTTGTATTCCATTTCCTGAGTTGTGATACACAGTTCTGTGGAGGAGAGAGCTATTTGCGTCTTAAcaaacatctgttatttcctgttcTTTGGACCCACAGACCCCAGTTTGAGTATCATCATTTTGGAAAGAGTATGcttaatccattaaaaataactatgcATTTGATTTTACTTAATGGCAGCCATTAATAATACCATTGATTTATGGTTttgtaatttacaaaaatatccacacatattacttaatttttcatCACTACAATTCTCTTAGGAAAGTGAAATTTCTAGaggtaaaatgtatataaaaacactATGGTGATCCACTATTCCAGTCTGCCTTTGCTGACTTAATATCACTTggccttttatgtatttttaatttttttaaattttattttttttttcagagagagtacTAGTGGGggcgtggcagagagagagggatatggGGAATACagagtgggctctgcgctgactgcagaGAGtcacatgtggggcttgaatccaggaaataggagttcatgacctgagccaagtctgaTGCTTACAAGGCTGACCCACCAGGGCACCCCTCTCACCCTTTTTAAACAACATGCTATTGCCCTCTCCAAATTATGTGAACTAAGGAGTGGGAATCAGACATCTTTTTCAATAATGTTCTCCAGATGATCCTAATGTtcaatgtgggaaaaaaaaaaccacctgtcTAGTGGATTGCCTCCAAATTTTAGTATACAGAAAAATCTTTGTCAAGGATTCTAAATCAGTGAGTCTGAATGGATTCTAAGATCTGAATTCATTAACATGTCCACAGATGCTGCTGCTGTCTGCAGAACTCACATGAATAGCAAGGCCTTTAGACCATTTCTCTCAATGCTATGGCAGAGTGCCTCTAGCGTTTCCCTTGTGTGTAGGACTGTAATTGGATAGCAGACAATGCAAAACTGAACAGTCTGTGAGACTTGGACTTGAGACATCTGTGTGAGTGTACTGGaatcagttttgtgttttttaggtTTTAGATATACAAGCAACCAAATTGCAAACAGAAGcacctacttttttttctttttctgtccataTTAAAGTCCTTTCTCTTTGATTTGTTGAATTTGCAATTTGGGTCAGTATTTTCCAAAAAGGGATTTCAGGTCAGCTCAAGCATCTGAGTTGTGCATCATAGAGCATGGAGCAAGTAACTTtaatttgaaaaactttaaaGAGTAGATATTAGTAGCTGACCTTTTTTATAGTAAgtaaatcaaaaaacaaaactttaaaacaccTTTCCATTCTCAAGGTGTTTTACCTAACTTAAAAATGccctgatgaaaagaaaaaggactgatCCAATGGATGAGTCTagttagttttcttaatttttatttatttatttttgaaagagagggagagagaggggacacacacacacacacacacagagagagagagagagagagagagacagagagggagagagagggagagagaaaatccctagcACCCTctacactgttagtgcagagcatgatgtggggctcgatctcatgaactgtgagataatgacctgacagAAATCAAGAGGAGAAGgttcagggcgcctggtggctccgtcaggTAAATGtccagattcagctcaggtcatgatcttgtggctcgtgggtttgagcccgagacaggctctgtgctgacggctcagagcctggagcctgcttcgaattctgtatctccctctctctctgaccctcccctgctcacactgtcgctctctctcaaaaataaataaaaaacattaaaaaaataaaaacaatttaaaaaaaaagaggagaaggttcaaccagctgagccacctactTGCTCctcttgttaatatttttaaacaagccTGTGTGAgatgcctgagtgtctcagttggttgactgtcctcttcgttttggctctggtcatgatctcacagttcattggatcAAGCCGTTCGTCCATCTGCagtgtcagctcagaacctgcttgggatcttctctctcctatTTCTTTGTACCATCACCCCACAactttctcactctcttaaaattaataaatattaaaaaaattaaacaaggcTATGTTGCTGATACAGgctttgccatttctttctgtgaTAGTTATTTCCCAACAGATTATGCTACTTTCTATGATGACTTCAGTTTATAGTAGTGAAACATATTAATCAGCATAATACAATGTTCATATGTCTATTGGCTTTGGAAAGGAGGGTTCTCATCCAAATCAAGCGGTACCATGCTTTACAGGCATACATTacaaagagggtaggaagggttGGGTAGGCCAGGATATATTTCTATTTGGTATTAAGATTGGAATGTGATTGACTATAAATGAATATATCACCCTACTCTGAAGATAAAATTTTGATAACAGCTTTTAAGAAGCATCAGTTGTCTGGGATCTGTTGTTTCATGGAAGAAGTGAATCACATCACATACCCTCTCTTTTCTAGTAACATCTCCTAAAAGTTCATTCCTACTCGGAAATTACTTGCAGCAAATAGTGATGGTGTGCATCTGGtatcctgacagttcagagatagttgctgtaaaaaaattttcatgtaatAACATTTATAAGAGAAACTGCCAATGTCTTTTAATGCTTTCAAATGGTGGGCTGGGGGAAGGATAATGGACAGTATAGAGGAAATTACTTCCATTACTCTTGTAATGCTAGGGTAACTTTTAGGAAGCAATTGACAAACACTCTTGTTTAATAGCATTGTGACAAATCTTTTCTTCACTTTGGCTTGCTTCACTAAAATAGTCCTGGGAACAAgggaatgaaaaattttaagattctggATAGTTTCCAGTAAATGACTTCCCATTCAAAATGCATATTAGATAATTCCATTTTTACTAAATCTTTACCATTTCTGGATATTATCTCTGGAAATAGTTTTTCATTCTTAGCTCTTGGCCATGTATTGTTAAATAATCATGGCACCCTAATTTTATGGGCCATTATGcagtaattaatatatttgtgaCAACTtcatattaaacaaaaatgatgtttaaattatgtgaaaatgattaagagggaaacaaacaaacaatagcatttttcttcttttttgcaaACTAAAACCTAAACCAAGATAGCCTAGACAGAATAGAAAGATTGGAAAGATGTACCCAAAACATTAATGGTTACCTTAGAGAcctttttcatattcttctgaATTAattacctcaatttttaaaatagatatacataaagaaagaatattattaaaaagggGGAAACACTAAAGCAGGTGTCCAGTTATTTTAGGAAGACTAACTCAgaataaagaatgttaaaataatttaagtaacaCAGAGATTGACTGAAGTGTCTAGAAACTACACACTGAGGCTGAGCTGTACTGGTGTGTCCTGTCTGGTTTCGGTAGAAATTCACTGTTTCTGGTAGACAGAGagcatttatttataatctctacTCTCAAAAAGCTTTCAAGTAACAGTGTTTAGTGTTGTAATAGTCTTAAGGAAAGTGTGTGACTTTTTATTCAAGCCAGAAGTCAAGCTCTATAACTTTCTAGAAGGAAACTTTCTaactttctataattttttcattctgttttattgactTATCTACTTGAAGATCTAATAGGTAAAGTACTAAGATTTTTCAATGAAAAACACATAATAACTGCACTCTAAATTCTCACTGGAGGAAATGATCTTACCATCCTCTCCAGCTCTTCTAAAGATATCAATTAAGGCAACTGATACTGTACAGAAATGAATGGATCTGCTAACTCTCAATTTATAGATTTTCTAAAGTCTAATCTTCAAGTTTCCTATCACAAGGAAACTTGGcttacaaagagaagagaaatttaCCTGTGATGTCCTAGTATGAGGcacttcatataatttttaatcatttaatcatttaagaatccaaatgttattataaattttaccaatgagattactttaaaatttcaaaggtTGAGTTCAATGATCAccgtttttttaaagcttttatttaaattccagttaggtaacatacagtgtaatattagtttcaggtatacagtttAGTAATTCAATATTTCCATACAATACTTGGTTTTCAATATCTTATGTGGTCAATACCAGAAGTCTGATTTAAACccttatttttctgattcattcCCAAGCCCATGTTTAGAACTCTACAACATTTACTTTTTGATAAGATTTCCTCTTATAAAACCACTATTTAATAGATGCACTTAACTTTCAAgcatgaaaatgataaaaaaatatacataaaatatattggaaTCTTTGGAAATGACTGAAGGCATTTATTGTCTTTCATTTGTGAAGACAATATccacaataataaattaaaatttaaaaaaagccaaaactcCTTTCTAATTGTCTAGTATGGACAGTTAAGGTCTAGGATGATAGAATTGATTTGTTACAtaaatgggaaacaaaaaaatatttattcttttgcctTGGACCCCTAAAGCTCAAAATAACAGTTATAATTACTTCAGCCCCCctgttacatatattttgtttctaatccTGTTTTAACCATAAATACCATTAATTACAAGTTTCCATAAACCCTTATAGAGCAAATTTATGTGTgatcaatatataaattattgtGGGCTCTTTCTCCAGATGATTTTTACTTAAGATTTTAGGGAACTATATACTTTAATATAGTAGCTTTTCACCTATTATTTATAATGGTCTGTTGCAGTACAGGCAACTTTCTTATCCTCACTAGCTTCATCTTTGTGctattttgggatttttaaagaaatttaaataatatccTGCTCTTGAAGATGATgtctggagttttgttttgtttttcctatatatatatatattcaaatcttCTCAAAATCCAACCAGCATTGATCACCTCAACAACAACAAGATcaacaagaacaacaataaaatcCTTATATTTATTGATAGgatattttcctttggaaattatttgagtaaaattttctctttaatcttaCCTCCTGACTATGTTTTAAGGCCATTCTCACCATTCCATTCTATTAAGtaatagaaaacatttccagGAATTTGAATTCCATTTGCACTTTTCAGAAGAGACCAGAAGATTCTCACTTTGAAAGATGGTTGTTCTCCTtcctaaaaagaaatgtgagaaagaaTTGCTATAAGAAGGCCTTTGGTTTGCACATGAATTTTCCTAAGACCATGTCAGGGAATGAAATATGTTAAAAACAAGGACCCACGATGTAACTCTGGTTTCCTGGGATTTGTCCTAAGGTTGATGCTTACTCAAGAGATTCAGCTTCTCTTGGAAGTTAATTTAGCACTTATTGTTACTAACTTCTTCAATCCCTAAGGCTATGGATCAGAAACTTAGGATTCTCTAGAGATGAAAGTCCCTGACTTCTGCACATTCTAAAGACCCAATTACTTTACTTAAGGAGACTCTTACCCAGCCATACAGTTCTGGGAGTATTCATTGAATATGGCTGGATTTGATGTCTTCTCCAGAAGCTGGGTTTGGAATCAGAATATGTCCAAAATGTCTGAGGGTTAACATTttcccaaaaatatatttttcattttattccacaGATAATACCAAGTCAATCTTAATAGACTCCTAAATAGTCATTCCACCTCTTTAAACTcttttctttatctgatatgccatttgccactatcttttcccattctgttggttgcctattagtgtttttgactgtttcctttgcagtgcagaaggtttctatcttgatgaggtNNNNNNNNNNNNNNNNNNNNNNNNNNNNNNNNNNNNNNNNNNNNNNNNNNNNNNNNNNNNNNNNNNNNNNNNNNNNNNNNNNNNNNNNNNNNNNNNNNNNctgctttctcctctaggattttgatggtttcctgtctcacattcaggtcttttatccattttgagtttatttttgtgaatggtgtaagaaagtggtctagtttcattcttctgcatgttgctgtccagctttcccagcaccacctactgaagaggctgtcttttttccatcggatactcgttcctgctttgtcaaagattaattggccatatacttgtgggtccagttctatGTTCTCAATTCTATGCCAttggtatatgtgtctgtttttgtgacattaccatactgtcttgatgatgtaGTAaatgctaaagtctgggattgtgatgcttttgttttggttttcttcttcaatattactttggctatttgggtttttttgtggttccatacgaattttaagataattttttctaactttgagaagaatgctggtgcagttttgatggggattgcattgaatatgtaggttgctttgggtaataatgacattttcacaatgtttattcttcggatacatgagcagggaatgtttttccatttctttgtgtcttcttcaatttctttcataagctttctattgttttcatcatacaggtcttttacatctttggttaggtttatcctaggttattttatggttttttgtgcaattgtgaatgggatcagtttcttgatttctctttctgttgtttcatttttggtgcataaaaatgcaactgatttctgcacgttgattttgtacctgtgactttgctgaattcatggatcagttctagaagtcttctggtggagtctgtcggctttttatgtagagtatcatgtcatctgtgaaaagtgaaagtttgacttcttctttgccaattccgatgccttttatttccttttgttgtctgattgctgatgctaggacttccagcactatgttaaacaacagtggtgagagtggatatccctgtcgtgttcatgatctcagggggaaagctctctgtttttgcccattgaggatgatattagctgtgggcttttaatagattgttttaataatatttaagtaagttccttctatcctgactttctcaagggtttttattaagaagggatgttgtattttgtcaaatgctttttctgcatctattgacaggatcatataatttttatcttttcttttgttaatgtgatggatcacattgatggatttgcacatactgaaccagccctgtaacccaggaatgaaccccACTCGATTatgatagataattctttttatgtgttgctggattcgatttgctagtatcttgttgagtatttttgcaactgtattcattaaggatattggcctgttgttctctttttttgttgggtctctgtctggtttaggattTAAcgtgatatttgcttcatagaatgagtccagaagtcttccttccatttctattttttggaataacttgagaagtatgggtgttaactctgctttaaatgtctggtagaactcccctgggaatccatccggccctgggctttttttgttgggagatttttgataactggctcaatttcttcactgttatcggtctgttcagattttctatctcttctcatttgaattttggtagtgcatgtatatttaggaatttattcatttcttctgaagtgtccagtttgttggcatataattttttatagtaatcttttatggttgcttgtatttctgagggatcgtttgtaatagacccattttcattcatgattttgtctatctgggtgttctctcttttctttctgagaagtcttgctagaggtttatcaattttgtttattttttcaaaaaaaccaactcttgggtTATTGATTTTTTCTACTGCTTTTctggattccatattgtttatttctgctctgatctttattatttctcttcttcttctgggtttgaggcactcttgctgctccctttctaatttccttaagtgctctgttagattttgagtttgaaccttttctagtttgttgaaataggcctggattgcaataaactttcctcttaggactacctttgctgcgtcccagagcgtttggattgttgtattttcactatcatttgtttccatatatgttttaatttcttctctaattgcctgattcacccaatcattcttcagtagagtCGTTTTTAATGTCCacgtttttggagattttccagactttttcctgtgattgatttcaagtttcatagcattgtgatctgaaagtgtgcaaggTGTCATttcaattcgtttgtatttatggaggg carries:
- the LOC115276503 gene encoding olfactory receptor 13D1-like, producing MDRTNWTAIEFILRGLSEYPKAEKLLFVMCLMMYLVILLGNSTLIILTLLDPRLHTPMYFFLGNLSFLDICYTSSFIPSMLIHFLSQEKTISFTGCVVQMSVSYTTGSTECVLLAVMAYDRYVAICNPLRYPIIMSKALCIQMAALCWGLGFRNSLTETILAIRLPFCGKNVINHFVCEILAFVKQACADISLNEIAIMLGNVIFLFSPLLLICISYIFILSTVLRISSAEGRKKAFSTCSAHLTVVTLFYGTILFMYMKPKSKDSAFDKLIALFYGVVTPMLNPIIYSLRNTEVLGALKKLMSRHWIWRKG